One genomic segment of Natranaeroarchaeum aerophilus includes these proteins:
- a CDS encoding fumarylacetoacetate hydrolase family protein, whose amino-acid sequence MRTIRFRDPAGSIRRGELTDDGIVAFGDSSYDASAVDILPPSTPDKVVCIGRNYADHAAERGEDVPDRPLLFLKPPNTLAGHGDTVTLPAGKEKIEHEAELGVVIGEQCRDVDAADAMDIVEGCTIVNDISNRDDQRRETNWVRGKAFDGAAPIGPVVADPEHVPEDARIRLWVDGELRQDSTRDRLIFSIPELIEEITTYMTLEPGDVISTGTPEGVGPLTDGDRVEIEIEGIGRLEHGVEQD is encoded by the coding sequence ATGAGAACGATCCGCTTTCGTGATCCTGCGGGCTCGATCCGCCGCGGCGAGCTCACCGACGACGGGATCGTCGCGTTCGGCGACAGCAGCTACGACGCGTCAGCCGTCGACATCCTCCCGCCGTCGACACCGGACAAGGTAGTCTGTATCGGCAGAAACTACGCCGACCACGCCGCCGAGCGTGGCGAGGACGTGCCGGACCGGCCGCTGCTCTTCCTGAAGCCCCCGAACACGCTGGCGGGCCACGGCGATACGGTGACGCTCCCGGCCGGGAAAGAGAAGATCGAACACGAGGCCGAACTCGGCGTCGTGATCGGCGAGCAGTGCCGGGACGTCGATGCCGCGGACGCGATGGATATCGTCGAGGGCTGTACGATCGTCAACGACATCTCGAACCGCGACGACCAGCGTCGCGAGACAAACTGGGTCAGGGGGAAGGCGTTCGACGGCGCGGCGCCGATCGGTCCAGTCGTTGCCGACCCCGAACACGTACCCGAAGACGCCCGGATTCGGCTCTGGGTCGACGGCGAACTCAGGCAGGACTCGACGCGTGATCGCCTGATCTTCTCGATTCCCGAACTGATCGAGGAGATTACGACGTACATGACGCTTGAACCGGGCGACGTGATCTCGACCGGGACGCCCGAGGGTGTCGGGCCGCTCACGGATGGGGATCGCGTCGAAATAGAGATCGAGGGGATCGGACGGCTCGAACACGGCGTCGAGCAGGATTGA
- a CDS encoding DUF6691 family protein: protein MTNDEQSGAFVALIFVGGILFGFGLGFSHMAQPEVVLSFLQLVDLGLVFVMGGAATVTAGTIFLAMRFRENAPLTGRPYERRLKSMDGNVLSGGSIFGVGWGLSGICPGAAYASLGVGNYPILIGVAGMFIGAYLQAYWRSMRAESGAAAVGAD from the coding sequence ATGACGAACGACGAGCAAAGCGGCGCGTTCGTGGCGCTAATTTTCGTCGGCGGCATCCTCTTTGGCTTTGGGCTTGGCTTCAGCCATATGGCTCAGCCCGAGGTCGTTCTCTCCTTCCTCCAGCTAGTTGACCTCGGACTCGTCTTCGTGATGGGCGGCGCGGCGACGGTGACGGCGGGAACCATCTTCCTCGCGATGCGGTTCCGCGAGAACGCCCCACTGACCGGGCGGCCGTACGAACGTCGCCTCAAGTCGATGGACGGCAACGTCCTTTCCGGCGGGTCGATCTTCGGCGTCGGCTGGGGGCTCTCGGGCATCTGTCCCGGCGCGGCCTACGCCAGCCTCGGGGTCGGTAACTACCCGATCCTGATCGGCGTCGCTGGAATGTTTATCGGCGCGTACCTGCAGGCGTACTGGCGCTCGATGCGCGCTGAATCCGGGGCTGCTGCGGTCGGCGCTGACTGA
- a CDS encoding YeeE/YedE family protein: MIDPLLATLTFETLFPNHIWHYLIGGIFIGLGVSVIYLGTGITAGASTFLESTLSYTSRLPRLQQHRFVTSRDWRVVFTLGIVIGAGIYALTFQSGLLTSSLHQPATAGQLQDVGGVTIWTTEVSWWRLLGGGVLIGIGTRLGKGCTSGHGVCGVGSLSQTSIANVATFMVVAIGTALLVGAAGVSP, from the coding sequence ATGATCGACCCACTCCTGGCCACACTCACGTTCGAGACACTGTTTCCGAACCACATCTGGCACTACCTGATCGGCGGCATCTTCATCGGGCTCGGCGTCTCGGTGATCTACCTCGGAACGGGCATCACCGCGGGCGCGAGCACGTTTCTGGAGTCGACGCTGTCGTACACCTCCAGGCTCCCCCGATTACAACAGCACCGGTTCGTCACTTCGCGTGATTGGCGCGTTGTGTTTACTCTGGGGATCGTCATCGGCGCGGGCATCTACGCGCTCACTTTCCAGTCCGGTCTGCTCACGAGTTCGCTCCACCAGCCCGCAACGGCGGGCCAACTGCAGGACGTCGGCGGCGTGACGATCTGGACGACCGAGGTTAGCTGGTGGCGGCTACTCGGTGGCGGCGTCCTGATCGGGATCGGAACGCGGCTCGGAAAGGGCTGTACCTCGGGTCACGGAGTCTGTGGCGTCGGCTCGCTCTCACAGACCTCAATCGCCAACGTCGCGACGTTCATGGTCGTGGCCATCGGGACCGCACTGCTCGTTGGGGCTGCGGGGGTGAGTCCGTAG
- a CDS encoding ornithine cyclodeaminase family protein has translation MTEALFLSSSDVDGLATPTEFVDAVRDGYRQHGEGAPARPRTKLLRRDPPGMLTDYAAVLPDTGVMGGYMYAAGFGQRDAWFMTPLFDAETGEPLAVLDGASMNPFKTGAAGAVGVDALARQDVETLAVIGSGPQARGQLRATVTVREFERVDVFSPTREHRESFAAEMDDLLDPVVQAVESSAAAVEGADVVITATNASQPVFDGDLLEPGTHVTAMGQYSADKQELDATTIERATYVPDLRERTEIDAGSFLHAVESGAVNEDHVHAELGEIVAGKTEGRTAADEITLFDSGGTGIETVAGGALVYERAREAGLGTEIEFAPASEALTGR, from the coding sequence ATGACCGAGGCACTGTTCCTCTCCAGCAGCGACGTGGACGGGCTAGCGACTCCCACCGAGTTCGTCGATGCTGTCCGGGACGGCTACCGACAGCACGGCGAGGGCGCTCCCGCACGTCCACGAACCAAACTGCTCCGACGCGATCCGCCGGGGATGCTCACCGATTATGCCGCCGTGCTCCCCGATACCGGCGTGATGGGCGGGTATATGTACGCCGCAGGCTTCGGCCAGCGGGACGCCTGGTTCATGACGCCGCTGTTCGACGCCGAAACCGGGGAACCCCTCGCGGTTCTCGATGGCGCGAGCATGAACCCGTTCAAGACCGGCGCGGCGGGCGCGGTCGGCGTCGACGCACTGGCCCGGCAGGACGTCGAGACGCTAGCAGTTATCGGGAGCGGGCCGCAGGCGCGCGGTCAGCTCCGGGCAACGGTGACAGTCCGGGAGTTCGAGCGTGTGGACGTGTTCTCACCGACCCGCGAACATCGCGAGTCGTTCGCCGCGGAGATGGACGATCTACTCGATCCCGTCGTTCAGGCGGTCGAGTCCAGCGCGGCCGCGGTCGAGGGTGCTGATGTGGTCATCACCGCGACAAACGCAAGCCAGCCAGTCTTTGACGGCGACCTGTTAGAGCCAGGCACGCACGTCACCGCGATGGGCCAGTATAGCGCCGACAAGCAGGAACTCGACGCCACGACGATCGAGCGCGCGACGTATGTCCCCGACCTCCGCGAACGAACTGAGATCGACGCCGGGTCGTTCCTCCACGCGGTCGAGTCGGGAGCCGTCAACGAAGACCACGTCCACGCAGAACTGGGTGAGATCGTTGCCGGGAAAACGGAGGGACGTACCGCTGCGGACGAGATTACGCTCTTCGACAGCGGCGGAACCGGCATCGAGACCGTCGCTGGTGGCGCACTGGTCTACGAGCGGGCTCGCGAGGCTGGGCTGGGCACCGAGATCGAGTTTGCCCCGGCGAGCGAGGCACTCACAGGGCGGTGA
- a CDS encoding DUF3054 domain-containing protein, with amino-acid sequence MSTLAPRLGDVPDETRQFAVLAGDLLVVSLVVAGGIVEHHGLAGLTDPFTTLETVIPFAVGWLLCAGIAGLYRPDVLTDPRVAARHTTLTALAAVNVGLLLRASPYFAGGTAWPFPLVMTGTVLVVVVPWRLVLVRLFGGE; translated from the coding sequence ATGTCCACACTTGCACCCCGGCTCGGGGACGTCCCGGACGAGACGCGACAGTTCGCCGTGCTCGCTGGTGACCTGCTGGTCGTATCGCTGGTCGTCGCGGGCGGTATTGTGGAGCACCACGGTCTGGCGGGCCTCACGGACCCCTTTACCACCCTCGAGACGGTCATCCCGTTTGCCGTCGGCTGGCTGCTCTGTGCTGGCATCGCGGGGCTCTACCGCCCGGACGTGTTGACGGATCCACGGGTCGCCGCCCGGCACACTACTCTTACCGCACTCGCCGCGGTCAACGTCGGTCTCCTCTTGCGCGCGTCACCGTACTTCGCGGGCGGCACGGCGTGGCCGTTCCCGCTCGTTATGACCGGGACCGTCCTCGTCGTCGTGGTTCCGTGGCGACTCGTCCTCGTGCGCCTGTTCGGTGGAGAGTGA